The following are encoded in a window of Verrucomicrobiota bacterium genomic DNA:
- a CDS encoding DUF1311 domain-containing protein, translated as MDERLNEVYLSLRARLSPARREQLRESEREFLNDRDRCRENPDLYFQRTEEQITSLEERLNALQ; from the coding sequence TTGGATGAGCGATTAAACGAAGTTTACTTGAGCTTGCGTGCGAGGCTCTCCCCGGCGCGACGGGAGCAACTGAGAGAGTCTGAGCGCGAGTTTCTCAATGACCGTGATCGGTGCAGGGAGAACCCCGACCTCTATTTTCAGCGTACTGAAGAACAGATCACAAGTCTGGAAGAAAGACTCAATGCGCTCCAGTAG
- a CDS encoding DUF4852 domain-containing protein, giving the protein MSKVLALVVVDFCVRCLAAPWDALLKAWRAVASRGGQPVRPARGAGPGWFGAAVAGLSLALAPAIPAQTVRDEAPLLDDARAPFVYEAQAELPSPPEDLAGYVSSAYRRSTDEFEQHALLERIKPAIERRIAEARATKRFMVKFPYPLPTYDFERQGFRTPLSETHYPTFDNGTYVVRFTNGADLDFIPFEQAQARYLEPALRASGRQAVLRIYGALKECREEPINGSDRKVIYLEATKAALAVGVESRFAGQKVLSDDPEAAGTPVPS; this is encoded by the coding sequence GTGAGCAAGGTGCTGGCCCTGGTTGTTGTCGATTTCTGTGTCCGATGCCTGGCTGCGCCCTGGGATGCTCTGCTTAAGGCTTGGCGAGCGGTTGCGAGCCGCGGCGGTCAACCGGTTCGCCCGGCCCGCGGGGCGGGGCCCGGCTGGTTTGGTGCCGCCGTCGCCGGCCTCAGCCTGGCGCTGGCCCCGGCTATCCCGGCCCAGACGGTGCGGGACGAAGCGCCCCTGCTTGACGATGCGCGGGCCCCGTTCGTCTACGAAGCGCAGGCCGAACTGCCGTCCCCGCCCGAAGACTTGGCCGGCTATGTTTCTTCAGCTTACCGGCGCTCGACCGATGAGTTCGAACAACACGCCCTATTGGAGAGGATCAAGCCGGCTATCGAGCGGCGCATCGCCGAAGCGCGGGCGACCAAACGCTTCATGGTTAAGTTCCCTTACCCGCTGCCGACCTACGACTTTGAGCGGCAAGGGTTCCGTACGCCGCTGAGCGAAACGCATTACCCGACCTTTGATAACGGCACGTACGTCGTGAGGTTTACCAATGGGGCCGACCTGGACTTCATTCCCTTTGAGCAAGCGCAGGCGAGGTACCTGGAACCGGCGTTGCGCGCCAGCGGCCGGCAGGCGGTGCTTCGCATCTACGGGGCGCTGAAGGAATGCCGGGAGGAGCCCATCAACGGCTCGGATCGCAAGGTGATCTACCTGGAGGCGACCAAAGCGGCGCTGGCGGTGGGGGTCGAGAGCCGGTTTGCGGGCCAAAAGGTGCTCAGCGACGACCCGGAGGCGGCGGGCACACCGGTGCCGAGTTAG
- a CDS encoding hydroxypyruvate isomerase family protein, with amino-acid sequence MPKFAANLTMMFNEVPFPERFAAASKAGFTAVEFLFPYDYPPQEVAQWLKESRLESVLINLPPGNWAAGERGMAALPGREDEFRAGVRTGLEYARALGTPCLHAMAGLIPAGADRERHRAVYIGNLRFAAKTLAGENRMLLVEPINTRDMPGYFLNTQGEAHAICEEAGEPNLKVQMDLYHVQIGEGDLAVKLRRYLPRVGHIQIASVPERNEPDDGEVNYRYLFRLLDELGYEGWVGCEYRPRAGTENGLDWFRGTKQ; translated from the coding sequence ATGCCGAAATTCGCCGCGAATCTGACGATGATGTTTAACGAAGTGCCGTTTCCGGAGCGGTTTGCCGCCGCGTCAAAGGCCGGTTTTACGGCGGTTGAATTCCTTTTTCCTTACGACTATCCGCCCCAAGAGGTAGCGCAGTGGCTCAAAGAGAGCAGGCTGGAAAGCGTGCTGATCAATCTGCCGCCGGGCAACTGGGCAGCGGGCGAGCGGGGGATGGCCGCGTTGCCCGGGAGAGAAGACGAATTCAGGGCCGGGGTCCGCACCGGGCTTGAGTACGCTCGCGCCCTGGGCACGCCGTGTCTTCACGCCATGGCCGGGCTGATCCCGGCGGGGGCAGACCGCGAGCGGCATCGGGCAGTGTACATCGGTAATTTACGGTTCGCCGCCAAAACACTCGCCGGGGAGAATCGAATGCTCCTCGTCGAGCCGATCAACACCCGCGACATGCCCGGTTATTTCCTGAATACTCAGGGTGAGGCGCACGCCATCTGCGAAGAAGCGGGTGAGCCAAACCTCAAGGTGCAGATGGATTTGTACCACGTGCAAATTGGGGAAGGTGACCTCGCCGTAAAATTGCGCCGCTACCTGCCGCGCGTCGGCCACATTCAGATCGCCAGCGTACCCGAACGCAATGAGCCGGACGACGGTGAGGTGAATTACCGTTACCTGTTCCGCCTGCTGGACGAGTTAGGCTACGAGGGGTGGGTGGGTTGCGAATACCGTCCGCGCGCCGGCACGGAGAATGGGCTGGATTGGTTCAGGGGGACGAAGCAGTGA
- a CDS encoding aldolase, producing the protein MSTMIQTNSDEMRLREQIVEFGRSIFDRGLTAGSSGNLSVRLEDGWLLTPTNASLGRLDPARLAKLDWKGNRVSGDAPSKEAFLHRAMYEERHGAGAIVHLHSTHSAAISCMDGLNPADCLPPLTAYYVMKIGRLPLIPYYRPGDPALGEAIRGLAGKHSAVLLANHGPVVSANTLEAAVYAVEELEETAKLFLLLRNAPTRPLNAEQVQELKTAFKLDF; encoded by the coding sequence ATGAGTACGATGATTCAGACCAACAGCGACGAAATGCGGCTGCGCGAACAGATCGTCGAGTTCGGCCGTTCGATTTTCGACCGGGGTTTGACGGCCGGCAGCAGCGGCAACCTAAGCGTGCGGCTGGAGGACGGCTGGCTGCTCACGCCAACCAATGCGTCGCTCGGCAGGCTTGACCCGGCGCGTCTGGCCAAGCTGGATTGGAAAGGCAACCGGGTATCGGGTGATGCGCCGTCCAAAGAAGCGTTCCTGCACCGGGCGATGTACGAAGAACGGCACGGGGCAGGGGCCATCGTTCACCTGCATTCGACGCACTCGGCTGCCATCTCGTGCATGGACGGGCTGAACCCGGCCGACTGCCTGCCGCCCCTTACTGCCTATTATGTGATGAAGATCGGCAGATTACCGCTGATCCCGTATTACCGGCCGGGCGATCCTGCCTTGGGAGAAGCGATTCGCGGCCTGGCGGGCAAACATTCCGCCGTGCTGCTCGCGAATCACGGGCCGGTCGTGTCGGCCAATACGCTGGAAGCGGCCGTGTACGCAGTTGAGGAGCTGGAAGAAACGGCCAAACTGTTTTTGCTCCTGCGGAATGCGCCTACCCGCCCGCTGAACGCCGAGCAGGTCCAAGAACTAAAAACAGCGTTCAAACTGGACTTCTAA
- a CDS encoding four-carbon acid sugar kinase family protein — protein sequence MAAILGCIADDFTGGTDLAGMLVKHGMRTVQMIGVPEAEPCPADVDAVVVALKSRTNPAAEAVRESLAALRWLQEAGCKQFYFKYCSTFDSTPQGNIGPVAEALMDRLGADFTIACPAFPANRRTIYQGYLFVGDVLLNESGMRHHPLTPMTDANLMRVLQAQVKRRVGLVDYGTVSQGAGAIGERFASLRKDGCGFAVVDAVSNEDLVGLGAACAGLPLVTAGSGLAVGLPENFRRKGLLAGNVVADALPATGGLRAVIAGSCSIATQGQVARMRERHPAFQVDPIKLAGGGDVAGAALEWAADRVGREPVLIYATSTPEAVKGVQAQLGAARAGELVEAALATVACGLVELGVGQLIVAGGETSGSVVKALRVKGLRIGPEIDPGVPWTTALQAESAHERPLALALKSGNFGTPDFFLKAWSYLS from the coding sequence ATGGCTGCAATCCTTGGATGCATCGCGGACGATTTTACCGGCGGTACCGACCTCGCCGGTATGCTCGTCAAGCACGGGATGCGCACCGTCCAGATGATCGGCGTGCCGGAGGCGGAACCGTGTCCGGCGGACGTCGATGCGGTCGTGGTCGCCCTCAAATCGCGGACCAATCCGGCAGCCGAAGCGGTCAGGGAATCCCTGGCGGCGCTCCGGTGGTTGCAGGAAGCCGGGTGTAAACAATTCTATTTCAAATACTGTTCGACGTTCGATTCAACTCCGCAGGGCAACATCGGTCCGGTAGCTGAAGCGCTGATGGACAGACTGGGCGCAGACTTCACGATCGCCTGCCCGGCGTTTCCCGCCAACCGGCGTACGATCTATCAAGGGTACCTGTTTGTCGGGGATGTGTTGCTCAACGAAAGCGGGATGCGGCACCATCCCCTTACGCCGATGACGGACGCCAACCTGATGCGTGTGCTGCAGGCGCAGGTTAAGCGACGGGTTGGCCTTGTCGATTATGGCACGGTGTCCCAAGGGGCGGGCGCGATCGGTGAGCGATTTGCGAGCTTGCGCAAGGACGGGTGCGGCTTTGCGGTCGTAGATGCAGTGTCAAATGAGGATTTGGTCGGGCTCGGCGCGGCGTGTGCCGGTCTGCCGCTGGTCACCGCGGGTTCCGGCCTGGCGGTGGGACTGCCGGAGAATTTTCGCCGAAAGGGTCTGCTGGCGGGGAATGTGGTCGCCGATGCGTTACCCGCCACGGGAGGTTTGCGGGCCGTGATTGCGGGCAGTTGTTCCATTGCCACGCAGGGTCAGGTGGCCCGGATGCGCGAACGCCATCCGGCGTTTCAGGTTGATCCGATAAAGCTGGCAGGCGGCGGTGACGTGGCCGGTGCGGCGCTGGAATGGGCGGCGGACCGGGTCGGCCGGGAACCGGTGCTAATCTACGCCACGAGCACGCCGGAGGCGGTGAAGGGAGTGCAGGCGCAATTGGGGGCGGCCAGGGCGGGGGAACTCGTTGAAGCGGCGCTCGCGACCGTGGCCTGCGGGTTGGTTGAGCTTGGCGTGGGACAATTGATCGTGGCCGGCGGCGAGACGTCGGGGTCGGTGGTGAAAGCTCTCCGCGTCAAGGGACTGCGGATCGGGCCGGAGATCGATCCCGGCGTGCCGTGGACCACGGCCCTTCAGGCCGAAAGCGCTCACGAGCGGCCCTTGGCGCTGGCGCTCAAGTCCGGCAATTTCGGCACGCCCGATTTTTTTCTAAAAGCCTGGAGTTACCTTTCATGA